The proteins below are encoded in one region of Pseudomonas putida S13.1.2:
- a CDS encoding fumarylacetoacetate hydrolase family protein, translated as MDAQLIETLGDELFHALNARQSLPPLTQRYPAISLDDAYRISRRFLARRQAVGEQVIGKKIGVTSRAVQEMLDVHQPDFGFLTDRMQVADGSDISFAAHRLVQPRAEGEIAFVLGKDLQGSDISANDVLAASEWVMPCFEIVDSRIENWQIRIQDTVADNASCGVFALGQQRVDPRELDLAGVQLHLFKNGLPVGSGLGSAVQGHPCAAVAWLANTLGRLGIPFRKGEIILSGALAPLVPVAPGDFVSLSLSGMGEMHLNFVP; from the coding sequence ATGGATGCGCAACTGATTGAAACACTGGGCGACGAGCTGTTCCACGCCCTGAACGCACGCCAGAGCCTGCCCCCGCTGACCCAGCGTTACCCGGCTATCAGCCTTGACGACGCCTACCGGATTTCCCGGCGATTTCTGGCGCGGCGCCAAGCGGTGGGCGAGCAGGTGATCGGCAAGAAAATCGGTGTCACCAGCCGCGCCGTGCAAGAAATGCTCGATGTGCATCAGCCCGATTTTGGTTTTCTAACCGACCGTATGCAGGTTGCCGATGGCAGCGACATCAGCTTTGCTGCCCACCGTCTGGTGCAGCCACGGGCCGAAGGCGAGATTGCCTTTGTCCTGGGCAAAGACCTGCAAGGTAGCGATATCAGCGCCAACGATGTGCTGGCGGCGAGCGAGTGGGTTATGCCGTGCTTCGAAATTGTCGACTCGCGTATCGAGAACTGGCAGATCCGCATTCAGGACACCGTTGCCGACAACGCTTCATGCGGTGTTTTCGCCCTGGGCCAGCAGCGCGTCGATCCGCGTGAACTGGACCTGGCCGGGGTCCAGTTGCACCTGTTCAAGAACGGCCTGCCGGTGGGCAGCGGCCTGGGCTCGGCGGTGCAAGGCCACCCCTGCGCCGCCGTGGCCTGGCTGGCCAACACCCTGGGCCGACTGGGCATCCCGTTTCGCAAGGGCGAAATCATTCTGTCCGGCGCCCTCGCGCCACTGGTACCGGTCGCACCGGGTGACTTCGTCAGCCTGTCGCTGAGCGGCATGGGCGAGATGCACCTGAACTTCGTGCCCTGA
- a CDS encoding glucose 1-dehydrogenase produces the protein MSILQRFNLTGSVAIVTGSGRGIGRAIALAYADAGADVVCSARSLADVEAVAEEVRSRGRRALALSCDVTDSEQRCALVANAAEQLGAITHLVNNAGGGGPNDPLKMSPQDFEQVLSFNVSAAYALSQLCVPLMRDAGGGNIINITSVAARYAQRHFSAYGTAKAALTHLTRLLAQEFAPQIRVNAVAPGPILTDALAGVMPDAMRKTMESNTPLKCLGQPEDIAAAALYLASPASAWVTGKIIDVDGGADSSVWPG, from the coding sequence ATGAGCATTCTGCAACGCTTCAACCTCACTGGCAGTGTCGCCATTGTCACCGGCAGCGGCCGCGGCATCGGTCGTGCCATTGCCCTGGCCTACGCCGATGCCGGCGCTGATGTGGTCTGCAGCGCCCGTTCGCTGGCAGATGTCGAGGCCGTCGCCGAAGAGGTGCGCAGCCGAGGGCGGCGCGCCCTGGCCTTGAGCTGCGATGTCACCGACAGCGAACAGCGCTGCGCCTTGGTCGCCAACGCCGCCGAACAGCTGGGGGCCATTACCCATCTGGTCAACAATGCCGGGGGCGGCGGCCCCAACGACCCACTTAAGATGAGCCCGCAAGACTTCGAGCAGGTGTTGAGCTTCAACGTCAGCGCCGCCTATGCCCTTTCACAGCTGTGCGTACCCCTGATGCGCGACGCCGGGGGCGGCAACATCATCAACATCACCTCGGTCGCCGCCCGTTACGCCCAGCGCCACTTCAGCGCCTATGGCACCGCCAAGGCTGCGCTGACTCACCTGACACGCCTGCTGGCACAAGAGTTCGCGCCGCAGATCCGGGTCAATGCGGTGGCGCCGGGGCCAATCCTGACCGACGCCCTGGCCGGGGTCATGCCCGATGCCATGCGCAAAACGATGGAAAGCAACACCCCGCTCAAATGCCTGGGCCAACCAGAGGACATCGCCGCCGCGGCCCTTTACCTGGCAAGCCCCGCCTCGGCCTGGGTCACCGGCAAGATCATCGATGTCGATGGCGGCGCCGATTCCAGTGTATGGCCGGGTTGA
- a CDS encoding flavin reductase, producing the protein MATPACFDPQAFRAALGTFTTGVTIITTQAEDGSPVGITANSFNSVSLNPPLVLWSLSKNARSLPVFSGGRHWNVHVLSTEQETLSGRFARQGEDKFSEIQLDTGISEAPLLQDCTARFQCRTAFQYEGGDHVIFVGEVLAFDHSDRAPLAFQSGQYALAMRKPRNELRLATTPPPPECSYTEDLLGYLLGRSHYQMLFALRRLLKNQQLDEHAFFILSTLCIRDNLTLDEINAFVGYTGHVVSATSMRFLERQNLVARELDNEQVRYVLTADGREASLQEVALAKAVEEDIAARLGAGDSQALKVLLKRLIATSDPGLPDLWAPR; encoded by the coding sequence ATGGCAACGCCCGCCTGTTTCGACCCTCAAGCGTTTCGCGCCGCGCTCGGCACCTTTACCACGGGAGTGACCATCATCACTACCCAGGCCGAAGACGGCTCGCCGGTTGGCATCACCGCCAACAGCTTCAACTCGGTATCGCTCAACCCACCTCTGGTGCTCTGGAGTCTGTCCAAGAACGCCCGCAGTCTGCCGGTGTTCAGCGGTGGTCGCCACTGGAACGTGCACGTTTTGTCGACAGAGCAGGAAACCCTGTCCGGCCGTTTTGCCCGCCAGGGTGAAGACAAGTTCTCCGAAATCCAGCTCGACACCGGCATCAGCGAGGCACCGCTGCTGCAAGACTGTACGGCGCGCTTCCAATGCCGTACGGCCTTCCAGTATGAAGGCGGCGACCATGTCATCTTCGTCGGCGAGGTGCTGGCCTTCGACCATAGCGACCGCGCGCCGCTGGCCTTCCAGAGTGGCCAGTACGCCCTGGCAATGCGCAAGCCGCGCAACGAGCTGCGCCTGGCAACCACCCCGCCACCGCCCGAGTGCAGTTACACCGAAGACTTGCTCGGCTACCTGCTCGGGCGCTCGCACTACCAGATGCTGTTTGCACTGCGCCGTCTGCTGAAGAACCAGCAGCTCGATGAACACGCGTTCTTCATCCTCTCCACCCTGTGCATTCGGGACAACCTGACCCTGGACGAGATCAACGCCTTCGTCGGCTACACCGGTCATGTGGTCAGCGCCACCAGCATGCGCTTCCTGGAACGCCAGAACCTGGTCGCCCGTGAGCTTGATAATGAGCAGGTCCGCTATGTACTCACAGCCGACGGGCGGGAGGCTTCGCTGCAAGAGGTAGCCCTGGCCAAAGCCGTCGAGGAGGACATCGCTGCCCGTCTCGGCGCCGGTGACAGCCAGGCACTCAAGGTGTTGCTCAAGCGCCTGATCGCCACCTCCGACCCGGGCTTGCCGGACCTGTGGGCGCCGCGCTAA